The Sporosarcina luteola genome contains a region encoding:
- a CDS encoding NAD-dependent malic enzyme, with product MSHIQFIRNLIIETPSKPGNFAKVALAIGELKGDIGDIQTIKVGTLSTIRDVSVQCTSEEQLEKIVEAINTIGDGIQVHAVTDDVLHAHEGGKIAMKSRVEVRSLGDLRRIYTPGVANVCKVIQNDPVQAEYFTGISNTVAIVTDGTAILGLGNIGPVAGMPVMEGKAVLFDQFAGISGIPILLNTSDPDEVVETVKHIHQSFGGILLEDIGSPHCFEIEERLKSELPIPVMHDDQHGTAVVTLASALSACRQSGVELSQSVVGQIGLGAAGLAISRMFMAYGVKEMRGVDPNPEAIERLKQHGGTPLGSVEEIMQTCDIVIATTGVQGLIKPDMVRKGQIILALSNPNAEIDPEAALEAGAAFAADGRQVNNILGFPGIFRGALNAHAKEITYPMLIAAALAILDSTKPGDLVPHPLDPAVHENVANAVERVANENVSSI from the coding sequence ATGTCACATATCCAATTCATACGGAATTTAATTATTGAAACGCCATCAAAACCTGGAAATTTCGCAAAGGTGGCACTAGCCATCGGTGAATTGAAGGGTGATATTGGAGATATCCAAACAATCAAAGTTGGTACGTTGTCGACAATAAGGGATGTTTCCGTTCAGTGCACGAGCGAGGAGCAGTTGGAGAAAATTGTAGAAGCCATTAATACAATCGGGGATGGAATTCAAGTACATGCTGTAACGGATGATGTTTTGCATGCACATGAAGGCGGCAAGATTGCGATGAAGAGCAGGGTGGAAGTCCGTTCCCTTGGAGATCTCCGAAGAATTTACACGCCAGGAGTCGCTAATGTATGTAAAGTGATTCAAAACGATCCGGTGCAGGCAGAGTATTTCACTGGCATTTCAAACACGGTCGCCATTGTGACGGACGGGACGGCAATTTTAGGTCTTGGAAATATTGGTCCTGTCGCAGGAATGCCTGTCATGGAAGGAAAGGCGGTCCTGTTCGATCAATTCGCAGGTATCAGCGGTATTCCAATATTACTTAACACGAGTGATCCCGATGAAGTTGTGGAAACCGTCAAGCATATCCACCAAAGCTTCGGAGGGATTCTATTGGAGGATATCGGGTCGCCGCATTGTTTCGAAATTGAAGAGCGTCTAAAATCGGAACTACCTATTCCGGTCATGCACGACGACCAACACGGAACAGCTGTCGTCACGCTTGCTTCAGCACTTTCGGCATGCCGACAATCGGGAGTGGAATTATCTCAATCCGTCGTCGGCCAAATTGGATTGGGTGCGGCGGGCCTTGCAATTAGCAGGATGTTCATGGCATATGGTGTGAAGGAAATGCGCGGTGTTGATCCGAATCCTGAAGCCATTGAAAGACTGAAACAGCATGGCGGAACCCCTTTGGGATCAGTCGAAGAGATTATGCAAACTTGTGATATTGTTATTGCAACGACTGGCGTGCAAGGGTTAATCAAACCCGATATGGTCCGTAAAGGTCAAATAATTTTGGCGCTGTCCAATCCGAATGCGGAAATTGATCCGGAAGCTGCATTAGAAGCAGGAGCTGCATTTGCCGCGGATGGCAGGCAAGTGAATAATATACTAGGTTTTCCTGGAATTTTCAGAGGTGCTTTGAATGCGCATGCGAAAGAGATCACATATCCGATGCTCATCGCTGCTGCGCTCGCAATTCTGGATAGTACGAAACCGGGTGACCTCGTTCCGCATCCATTGGATCCAGCAGTGCATGAAAATGTCGCGAACGCTGTGGAACGCGTCGCAAATGAAAATGTGAGTTCAATCTAA
- a CDS encoding putative motility protein: protein MDMNSIMASQLRSLQSTVQLSVMNKALSVNANAVTDMLQSMQDQPATHPYKGSAVDMKA, encoded by the coding sequence ATGGACATGAACTCCATTATGGCAAGTCAATTGAGAAGTTTGCAATCTACTGTTCAATTGAGTGTCATGAACAAGGCATTATCGGTGAATGCAAATGCAGTGACGGATATGCTGCAAAGTATGCAGGACCAACCGGCAACCCATCCTTATAAAGGCTCCGCTGTCGATATGAAAGCATGA
- a CDS encoding alpha/beta hydrolase family protein, protein MFPNGAIFHRRAYPSPNPSIRLEEITYWSDGLKVKGLLAEPISGGNYEGIIYLRGGMQHIGMVRPARIAQFASQGFVVFAPYYRGNRGGEGRDEFAGDDRQDAVYAVEVLKQSPKLNKDRIHLYAFSRGGIMALWTAILREDITSVVTWAGVSDVIFTYNEREDMRRMMKRVIGGTPNSMPDAYRERTALFRVDEINAPVLIIHGMKDENVSFEQAILLEDALREKEKQYETWYFPDYTHYFPTAHNAQIVRDLCDWMRQQGNE, encoded by the coding sequence ATGTTTCCTAACGGGGCGATTTTCCACCGGAGAGCGTATCCATCGCCGAATCCAAGTATCCGTCTTGAAGAAATAACGTATTGGTCGGATGGGCTGAAGGTGAAGGGTTTGCTTGCTGAACCGATAAGTGGAGGCAACTATGAAGGGATCATCTATTTACGCGGGGGCATGCAGCATATCGGCATGGTCCGTCCTGCCCGGATAGCCCAGTTCGCTTCCCAAGGTTTTGTCGTATTTGCTCCTTATTACCGTGGCAACAGGGGCGGAGAAGGGCGTGATGAGTTCGCAGGGGACGATCGCCAAGATGCGGTCTATGCAGTTGAAGTCCTAAAGCAGAGTCCGAAGTTGAACAAGGATCGTATTCATCTGTATGCTTTCTCCCGTGGCGGTATCATGGCACTATGGACAGCGATTTTGCGCGAGGATATCACGTCTGTTGTGACATGGGCGGGTGTCTCGGATGTCATCTTTACATATAATGAACGCGAGGATATGCGCCGGATGATGAAGCGTGTCATTGGCGGCACTCCGAATAGCATGCCCGATGCCTATCGGGAACGGACGGCATTATTCAGGGTGGATGAAATCAATGCTCCTGTTTTGATTATCCACGGGATGAAAGATGAAAATGTTTCTTTTGAGCAGGCGATACTGCTTGAGGATGCATTGCGTGAGAAGGAGAAGCAGTACGAAACTTGGTATTTTCCCGACTATACCCATTATTTCCCGACCGCACATAATGCACAGATCGTACGGGATTTATGTGATTGGATGAGACAGCAAGGGAATGAATAA
- a CDS encoding Dps family protein: MSKELMEELNVQVSTWSVMYAKLHNYHWYVKGKQFFTLHAKFEELYNEATAHMDEIAERILTLGGNPTATLKEHLEQSVVKEAKGDEKAEDMVKTIADDFDKIMKSLKKGMDAAAEDGDDMTEDILNATYQSIEKHQWMLNAFLGEDNK; encoded by the coding sequence ATGTCCAAGGAATTGATGGAAGAACTAAATGTACAAGTATCCACATGGTCAGTCATGTATGCGAAATTGCATAATTATCATTGGTATGTAAAAGGGAAGCAGTTTTTCACGCTCCATGCGAAATTTGAAGAGCTTTACAATGAGGCGACAGCACATATGGATGAAATCGCTGAAAGAATCTTGACGCTTGGAGGAAATCCGACGGCGACTTTAAAAGAGCATTTGGAGCAATCGGTCGTAAAAGAGGCAAAAGGTGATGAAAAAGCCGAGGATATGGTGAAGACAATCGCCGATGATTTCGATAAAATTATGAAATCCTTGAAAAAAGGAATGGATGCTGCCGCTGAAGACGGCGATGATATGACGGAAGATATATTGAATGCGACGTATCAAAGCATTGAAAAGCACCAATGGATGTTGAATGCGTTCCTTGGTGAAGACAATAAATGA
- a CDS encoding transposase: MENDKVRMYVSIANQQIYPHKYASPWEYEVEMSREFLPVFQQLFSQMDRLEFRNFLRSHLPYIPYHYDRDNHDVDRRTMMLYALIHEFTDVETKKFIEQLPYFAKGRPLITSAPVQPSN, translated from the coding sequence ATGGAAAACGACAAAGTCAGAATGTACGTATCAATCGCCAATCAACAAATCTATCCACATAAATATGCTTCACCATGGGAATACGAGGTGGAGATGAGCCGGGAGTTTCTGCCGGTTTTCCAACAACTATTCAGTCAGATGGATCGACTGGAATTCCGCAACTTCCTGCGATCCCATTTGCCATACATCCCTTATCATTATGATCGGGACAATCATGATGTCGATCGCAGGACGATGATGCTCTATGCATTGATCCATGAATTTACGGATGTTGAAACGAAGAAGTTCATTGAACAGCTGCCGTATTTCGCAAAAGGCAGGCCCTTGATCACTTCAGCTCCCGTTCAACCATCCAATTGA
- a CDS encoding metal ABC transporter solute-binding protein, Zn/Mn family codes for MKKKSLVLLALIMMLLISACGNKNDKSKTETGNDGKLTVFTTVYPLQYFTERIGGELVNVTSIYPAGADEHSFDPTQKDMIALSDADLFFYIGLGLEGFVENAQKTLKNEQVEFVATGEAISEDQLEAGHDEEGLEENDEEGHDGHDHGQFDPHVWISPKLSIELATSIKEALISNMPDQQEAFEKNFDLLEDDLMELDERFKEMANRASSKTFFVSHAAFGYIADEYGLHQVAIAGLNSQSEPSQKQLATIVEEAKEKNVNYILFEQNVSSKLTEVIRKEIGAESLMLHNLGVLTQEDIKNNETYFTLMERNLNVLEKALSN; via the coding sequence ATGAAAAAGAAATCACTCGTTCTTCTCGCACTCATCATGATGTTACTCATTAGTGCTTGTGGGAACAAGAATGATAAAAGCAAGACAGAGACCGGCAATGATGGGAAGTTGACCGTCTTCACGACGGTATATCCCCTACAATATTTTACGGAGCGGATCGGCGGGGAGTTGGTTAATGTTACGTCCATCTACCCGGCAGGAGCGGATGAGCATTCATTCGATCCGACACAGAAGGACATGATTGCGCTCTCTGATGCGGACCTGTTCTTTTACATAGGACTTGGGCTTGAAGGGTTCGTGGAAAATGCCCAAAAGACATTGAAGAACGAACAAGTGGAATTCGTAGCTACTGGGGAAGCCATTTCGGAAGATCAACTGGAAGCAGGGCATGATGAAGAGGGGCTTGAAGAGAATGACGAAGAAGGACATGACGGGCATGACCATGGCCAATTCGACCCCCATGTGTGGATTTCTCCAAAATTAAGCATCGAACTCGCTACCTCTATAAAAGAAGCGCTCATTTCAAATATGCCCGATCAGCAAGAAGCATTCGAAAAGAATTTCGATCTTTTGGAAGATGATTTGATGGAATTGGATGAGCGATTTAAGGAAATGGCAAACAGAGCCAGTTCAAAGACCTTCTTCGTATCGCATGCTGCGTTCGGCTACATTGCGGATGAATATGGTTTACATCAAGTGGCGATTGCCGGATTGAATTCACAAAGCGAACCGTCCCAAAAGCAGCTTGCTACCATTGTCGAAGAGGCAAAAGAGAAAAATGTGAACTATATTTTGTTCGAACAAAATGTTTCCTCAAAGTTGACTGAAGTCATTAGAAAGGAAATCGGTGCAGAATCTCTGATGCTCCATAATTTGGGAGTCCTCACGCAGGAGGATATTAAAAATAATGAAACGTACTTTACATTGATGGAACGCAATCTGAATGTGCTTGAAAAAGCGCTTAGTAACTAA
- the yidD gene encoding membrane protein insertion efficiency factor YidD, with the protein MKSILISIIKIYQKIISPLTPPSCRFYPTCSHYGVEALQKHGALKGTWLTIRRISKCHPFHEGGFDPVPDKNDIKK; encoded by the coding sequence TTGAAATCTATTCTAATCAGCATTATAAAAATATATCAAAAAATCATCTCTCCACTCACCCCGCCATCATGCCGTTTTTACCCTACATGCTCGCATTACGGTGTGGAGGCGCTACAGAAACATGGCGCGCTAAAAGGGACATGGCTGACAATTCGCCGGATTTCGAAATGCCATCCTTTCCATGAAGGTGGCTTTGATCCAGTTCCTGATAAAAACGATATAAAAAAATGA
- a CDS encoding MFS transporter has product MTTAYKGTDKLIIGIVFGVLTFWLFAQAMVNVVPAVQKDLGVSSGTLNIAISLTALFSGIFIVAAGGLADKVGRKKITNIGLILSIIGSLCLVFANGAILLIIGRIIQGLSAACIMPSTIALMKAYFEGAERQRALSYWSIGSWGGSGVCSLFGGAVATYLGWKWIFIFSIIFAILALWLLKDTPESKAKQTGTSKFDVSGLIVFVITMLALNIFITQGDELGWTNWVTIVLIAVAVIGALAFIKVESGKENALIDFKLFRNMPYTGATISNFLLNAVAGTLVVANTYVQQGRGFTSFQSGMLSIGYLVVVLSMIRVGEKILQKVGAKKPMVWGTIFTLIGVGVMGLTFLPDLPYTVVVFIGFALFGFGLGIYATPSTDTAVSNAPDEKIGAASGIYKMASSLGGAFGVSISATVYAVISENNGVHAAATGGIIANVIFAAIALLSIIFLVPNNAGKKSEA; this is encoded by the coding sequence ATGACAACTGCCTACAAAGGGACAGACAAATTGATTATAGGGATCGTATTTGGTGTATTGACATTCTGGTTATTTGCGCAGGCAATGGTAAACGTTGTACCTGCAGTTCAGAAAGATTTAGGTGTATCTTCTGGGACTTTAAACATTGCAATTAGTTTAACCGCACTTTTTTCAGGAATATTCATTGTTGCAGCAGGTGGCCTTGCTGATAAAGTCGGACGGAAGAAAATAACAAATATTGGTCTTATTCTAAGTATTATTGGCTCCCTTTGTCTTGTCTTTGCAAATGGAGCAATCTTACTCATTATTGGCCGGATTATTCAAGGTTTATCGGCTGCGTGTATTATGCCTTCAACGATTGCCTTGATGAAAGCATATTTTGAAGGGGCAGAACGTCAACGGGCACTTAGTTACTGGTCAATCGGTTCTTGGGGTGGTTCTGGCGTTTGTTCATTATTTGGGGGAGCTGTTGCAACATACTTGGGGTGGAAATGGATTTTCATTTTCTCCATCATTTTTGCAATTCTTGCCTTATGGTTACTTAAAGACACTCCTGAAAGTAAAGCAAAACAAACCGGTACTTCCAAGTTTGATGTGAGCGGTCTGATTGTATTCGTTATCACAATGTTGGCATTGAATATTTTCATCACACAAGGTGATGAACTTGGTTGGACTAACTGGGTCACAATTGTTTTGATAGCCGTTGCAGTTATTGGTGCCTTGGCCTTTATTAAAGTTGAGAGTGGCAAGGAGAACGCATTAATCGATTTTAAATTATTTAGAAATATGCCCTATACAGGGGCAACTATTTCAAACTTCTTGCTTAATGCTGTGGCTGGAACGCTTGTCGTTGCAAATACGTACGTACAACAAGGACGAGGATTTACATCTTTCCAATCGGGTATGCTTTCCATTGGTTATTTAGTTGTTGTACTTTCCATGATTCGCGTCGGTGAAAAGATTCTTCAAAAAGTCGGTGCAAAAAAACCGATGGTATGGGGTACTATATTTACACTCATCGGTGTTGGTGTGATGGGTCTCACGTTTTTACCGGATCTCCCCTATACTGTCGTAGTATTCATAGGTTTTGCTTTGTTCGGATTTGGGTTGGGTATTTATGCGACCCCTTCCACCGACACAGCCGTATCGAATGCACCCGATGAAAAAATAGGGGCAGCTTCAGGAATTTATAAAATGGCAAGTTCCCTCGGTGGAGCTTTTGGAGTCTCAATTTCAGCTACTGTCTATGCTGTGATTTCAGAAAATAACGGGGTACATGCAGCAGCAACTGGAGGTATCATCGCAAACGTCATTTTTGCAGCGATTGCATTGTTATCAATTATCTTCCTTGTTCCAAATAATGCCGGTAAAAAAAGCGAAGCTTAA
- a CDS encoding NUDIX hydrolase has translation MEARHVLVVLKHEGRWLVTRHSIRGIEFPGGKAEDGETISEAAIRETIEETGVTITDLVKFAEYVVMSNVTFCKAVFTGKVSSIDENPKLFETEGALWMTDEELANCNELSFHMKDAGMVKIRKWVDAYVS, from the coding sequence ATGGAAGCTAGACATGTGCTCGTTGTATTGAAGCATGAAGGGAGATGGCTCGTTACTCGCCACTCCATCCGCGGTATCGAATTCCCCGGCGGCAAGGCGGAAGACGGTGAAACGATTTCCGAAGCCGCAATTCGAGAAACGATTGAAGAAACAGGCGTGACAATTACGGATCTTGTCAAATTTGCCGAGTACGTCGTCATGAGCAATGTGACTTTTTGCAAGGCGGTATTTACAGGGAAAGTTTCCAGCATTGATGAAAATCCAAAGTTATTCGAAACGGAAGGCGCATTGTGGATGACCGATGAAGAATTGGCAAATTGCAATGAGCTGAGTTTCCATATGAAAGATGCCGGAATGGTAAAAATCCGAAAGTGGGTGGATGCATATGTTTCCTAA